The following are encoded together in the Aerococcus mictus genome:
- the glyQ gene encoding glycine--tRNA ligase subunit alpha yields the protein MTTTAKTVQEMILALHQFWSNQGCLVLNAYDTEKGAGTMSPYTFLRAIGPEPWNACYVEPSRRPDDGRYGQNPNRLYQHHQYQVVMKPNPDNIQELYIESLKSLGIDPLKHDIRFVEDNWENPSMGCAGLGWEVWLDGMEITQFTYFQQVGGLDCYPTTSELTYGIERLASYLQGVDSVYDLEWSRGVKYGEIFKQPEFEHSTYSFEKADTQMLFNNFDAYEREANQQIDNGLVHPAYDYILKCSHTFNLLDARGVVSVTDRAAYLARVRHMARRVARLMVEKRKELGFPLLSREEAQSYLKEDGKHE from the coding sequence ATGACAACTACTGCCAAAACCGTTCAGGAAATGATTCTTGCCTTGCATCAATTCTGGTCTAATCAAGGATGTTTAGTGTTAAATGCCTATGATACCGAAAAAGGTGCAGGGACCATGAGTCCATATACTTTCTTAAGAGCTATTGGACCAGAACCTTGGAATGCATGTTACGTAGAACCTTCACGGCGTCCCGACGATGGCCGTTACGGTCAAAACCCTAACCGTCTTTACCAACATCATCAATACCAAGTGGTCATGAAGCCAAATCCTGATAATATTCAGGAACTCTATATCGAAAGTCTCAAGAGCTTAGGGATCGATCCATTGAAGCATGATATTCGTTTTGTTGAAGATAACTGGGAAAACCCATCCATGGGTTGTGCTGGTTTAGGTTGGGAAGTTTGGTTAGATGGAATGGAAATCACTCAATTTACTTATTTCCAACAAGTGGGTGGTTTAGATTGTTATCCGACCACTTCTGAGCTCACTTATGGGATTGAAAGACTTGCTTCCTACCTTCAAGGAGTAGATTCCGTCTATGATTTGGAATGGTCTCGGGGCGTGAAATACGGAGAAATCTTTAAACAACCTGAATTTGAACATTCGACTTATTCCTTTGAAAAAGCGGATACACAGATGTTATTTAATAATTTTGACGCCTATGAAAGAGAGGCCAATCAACAGATCGATAACGGCCTAGTTCACCCAGCCTACGACTATATCCTCAAATGTTCACATACCTTTAATTTGTTGGATGCTCGCGGCGTTGTGTCAGTGACCGACCGTGCGGCCTACTTGGCTCGGGTTCGCCACATGGCAAGACGGGTAGCACGTCTAATGGTCGAAAAACGTAAAGAATTAGGTTTCCCTTTATTATCGCGCGAAGAAGCCCAAAGCTATTTGAAGGAGGACGGTAAGCATGAATAA